One part of the Microlunatus elymi genome encodes these proteins:
- a CDS encoding mandelate racemase/muconate lactonizing enzyme family protein has translation MVITGYRKLSTQFRWQRAIGDANGSIADAVTEIPIVILQTDDGLEGIGIGSHADLDRLFPAIEGEDPRGVSALFDRMLAQVFKSGHAGATYGGIGALDAALWDLKAKAAGEPLWRLLGGRDRFVPGYASGLDIALDDEQLYACYASFAERGYVAGKLKGGRDLEADLRRLGIVADALSGGSRRPGLMIDANESWQLKQAVRHVSALEQHYDLLWVEEPLRRWDADGHARLSAAVRAAVATGENLTGIDQFRPFFAAGAPDIVQAGAVWGVTHLHRLALAADLHDRPISIVGHNANPAVAHVAAAIPNHLTTEVQALHTAAGIEVDQEFADGGIVLGDQPGNGISVDETLIISDGGGGWADPAGPHRRPERAGLRLLLDGAER, from the coding sequence ATGGTGATCACCGGATACCGGAAGCTGTCGACCCAGTTCCGCTGGCAGCGAGCGATCGGCGACGCCAACGGCTCGATCGCGGATGCGGTCACCGAGATACCGATCGTGATCTTGCAGACCGACGACGGCCTGGAGGGCATCGGCATCGGGTCGCACGCCGACCTTGATCGACTCTTCCCGGCGATCGAGGGTGAGGATCCACGCGGTGTGTCCGCCCTGTTCGACCGGATGCTGGCGCAGGTGTTCAAGTCCGGGCATGCCGGTGCGACGTACGGCGGCATCGGCGCTCTGGATGCCGCGCTCTGGGATCTCAAGGCCAAGGCGGCGGGGGAACCGCTGTGGCGTCTGCTCGGCGGCCGGGATCGGTTCGTCCCCGGCTACGCTTCCGGTCTCGACATCGCCCTGGACGACGAGCAGTTGTACGCGTGTTACGCCAGCTTCGCCGAACGCGGCTACGTCGCCGGCAAGCTGAAGGGCGGACGTGATCTTGAAGCCGACCTGCGGCGACTCGGGATCGTCGCGGACGCGCTGTCCGGCGGCAGCCGACGGCCGGGACTGATGATCGACGCGAACGAGTCCTGGCAACTCAAGCAGGCCGTCCGTCACGTGTCCGCGCTGGAGCAGCACTACGACCTGCTCTGGGTCGAGGAACCCTTACGGCGTTGGGATGCCGACGGTCACGCCCGGCTCAGCGCCGCTGTCCGGGCCGCGGTCGCGACCGGTGAGAACCTGACCGGGATCGATCAGTTCCGGCCGTTCTTCGCCGCCGGTGCGCCGGACATCGTCCAAGCCGGCGCGGTCTGGGGTGTCACCCATCTGCATCGGCTGGCGCTGGCGGCCGATCTGCACGATCGGCCGATCAGCATCGTCGGCCACAACGCCAATCCGGCGGTGGCGCACGTCGCGGCGGCCATCCCGAACCACCTCACCACCGAGGTCCAGGCCCTGCACACCGCGGCCGGCATCGAGGTCGATCAGGAATTCGCCGACGGCGGCATCGTGCTCGGTGATCAACCGGGCAACGGGATCAGCGTCGACGAGACCTTGATCATCTCCGACGGTGGCGGCGGCTGGGCCGATCCGGCAGGCCCGCACCGACGTCCCGAGCGAGCCGGACTGAGACTGCTGCTGGACGGCGCCGAACGCTGA
- a CDS encoding carbohydrate ABC transporter substrate-binding protein, translating into MFRGLTWDHPRGRHALERAAAASQGKDGRPLIQWEVQPLEGFESAPIEQLAAQYDVIILDHPHLGDALRHHALRPWDDLVPSSKLDALADDCVGPSLASYRMNGRTWALPLDAATQVSVRVPELVGDSPADWAQVASLEVPVAVCLAGPHALMNFTSLCVGLGVEPNPQPGQGFVDKPVALAAYRLLARLVSAMPADVGALNPIAILERMRRRRDIGYLPLVYGYVNYARDDHRDPPLIFDDVPRLLPGGRLGSTIGGTGIGISGRCTPSQELIDHLLRLLSPSVQAGFIPDNDGQPSLRSAWTDGRVNSASSDFYRRTLASIEDSWIRPRMAGYPGFQTDASALLRSALLERKPAGPTIMELNRRYEELGN; encoded by the coding sequence ATGTTTCGTGGACTCACCTGGGATCATCCCCGCGGTCGGCACGCCCTCGAACGCGCCGCAGCGGCGAGCCAGGGCAAGGATGGCAGACCGCTGATCCAGTGGGAGGTGCAACCGCTGGAGGGATTCGAGTCCGCGCCGATCGAACAACTCGCAGCGCAGTACGACGTCATCATCCTTGATCATCCGCACCTCGGCGATGCGCTGCGGCATCATGCCCTGCGACCCTGGGATGATCTTGTGCCGTCATCGAAGCTGGACGCGCTGGCTGACGACTGCGTCGGACCGAGCCTGGCCTCGTACCGGATGAACGGGCGGACCTGGGCGCTGCCGCTGGACGCGGCGACCCAGGTGTCGGTTCGGGTGCCGGAGCTGGTCGGCGACTCTCCGGCCGATTGGGCGCAGGTGGCGAGCCTCGAGGTCCCGGTCGCCGTCTGCCTGGCCGGTCCGCATGCGCTGATGAACTTCACGTCGCTGTGCGTCGGACTCGGCGTCGAGCCGAACCCTCAACCAGGACAGGGATTCGTCGACAAGCCGGTCGCTCTGGCGGCCTACCGGTTGCTGGCGCGACTGGTGTCGGCGATGCCGGCAGACGTGGGTGCACTGAACCCGATCGCCATCCTGGAACGGATGCGCCGGCGCCGCGACATCGGCTACCTGCCGCTGGTCTACGGCTACGTCAACTACGCCCGAGATGATCACCGCGATCCGCCGCTGATCTTCGACGACGTGCCGAGGCTGCTGCCGGGAGGTCGGCTGGGTTCGACCATCGGCGGCACCGGGATCGGGATCTCCGGTCGGTGCACGCCGAGCCAGGAGTTGATCGATCACCTGCTCCGGCTGCTGTCGCCGTCGGTGCAAGCCGGCTTCATCCCGGACAACGACGGGCAACCGAGCCTGCGGAGCGCCTGGACCGACGGCCGTGTCAACTCCGCATCAAGCGACTTCTACCGGCGGACGCTGGCCAGCATCGAGGACTCCTGGATCCGGCCCAGAATGGCCGGCTACCCGGGCTTCCAGACCGACGCCTCGGCATTGCTCCGAAGCGCCCTGTTGGAGCGGAAGCCGGCCGGGCCGACGATCATGGAACTGAACCGGCGCTACGAAGAGCTGGGCAACTGA
- a CDS encoding mannitol dehydrogenase family protein, with translation MPGPAISLTEPLPASVEGVELPAYDRSKLKPHIVHFGVGGFHRAHQAMYLDRLLREGRTDWGICGVGVLPHDARMRDVMAAQDCLYTLVERPPHGQEQVKVIGSIIEYLFAPDDPDAVIEKLASEQTKIVSLTITEGGYNIDAVAGSFDRSNPEIVAETSSDELPHTVYGLVVEALRRRRDRGIAPFTVMSCDNIQGNGSTALHTFSSYAAMVDSDLARWIQTEVAFPNSMVDRITPATTPDDISAIERDHGVVDGWPVVCEDFDQWVLEDHFPLGRPPYEDAGVQVVDDVLPYELMKLRLLNAGHQALAYFGYLSGYRLVHDAAQDHDLARYVRAYMDNEGTPTLRPVPGVDLENYKDTLIERFANPYVRDQVQRLCLEASDRIPKFVLPVVRAQLDAGREVRLAAAIIASLARYCEAVDEDGEPIEINDRIADALKAYAAKQVGPDADELGFLTNRELFGDLIEDPRFTDPYVETLRSLHTYGAKATVKRLANG, from the coding sequence ATGCCCGGACCCGCGATCAGTCTGACCGAGCCGCTGCCGGCGAGCGTGGAAGGTGTCGAGTTGCCGGCCTATGACCGAAGCAAGCTCAAGCCGCACATCGTGCACTTCGGCGTCGGCGGCTTCCACCGAGCGCACCAGGCGATGTATCTGGATCGGCTGCTCCGCGAGGGCAGGACCGACTGGGGGATCTGCGGGGTCGGGGTGCTGCCGCACGACGCCCGGATGCGGGACGTGATGGCGGCGCAGGACTGCCTGTACACGTTGGTCGAACGACCACCGCACGGGCAGGAGCAGGTCAAGGTGATCGGCTCGATCATCGAGTATCTGTTCGCCCCGGACGATCCGGATGCGGTGATCGAGAAACTGGCGAGCGAGCAGACCAAGATCGTTTCACTGACGATCACCGAGGGCGGCTACAACATCGACGCGGTGGCCGGCAGCTTCGACCGCAGCAATCCGGAGATCGTCGCCGAGACGTCCTCCGACGAACTGCCGCACACCGTCTACGGTCTGGTGGTCGAGGCGCTGCGTCGGCGGCGCGACCGCGGGATCGCCCCGTTCACCGTGATGTCCTGCGACAACATCCAGGGCAACGGATCCACCGCACTGCACACCTTCAGCTCGTACGCCGCAATGGTTGATTCTGATCTTGCCCGTTGGATCCAGACCGAGGTCGCCTTCCCCAATTCGATGGTGGATCGGATCACCCCGGCCACCACGCCCGACGACATCTCCGCGATCGAACGCGATCATGGTGTGGTCGACGGCTGGCCGGTGGTCTGCGAGGACTTCGACCAGTGGGTGCTGGAAGATCATTTCCCGCTCGGCCGGCCACCGTACGAGGACGCCGGCGTGCAGGTGGTCGACGACGTGCTGCCGTATGAGTTGATGAAGCTGCGACTGCTCAACGCGGGCCATCAGGCGCTCGCCTACTTCGGCTACCTGTCCGGCTATCGGCTGGTGCACGATGCGGCGCAAGATCACGACCTGGCCCGCTATGTCCGTGCCTACATGGACAACGAGGGCACCCCGACACTGCGGCCGGTGCCCGGAGTTGATCTTGAGAACTACAAGGACACGTTGATCGAGCGGTTCGCCAACCCGTACGTCCGTGATCAGGTTCAGCGGCTCTGCCTGGAGGCATCGGACCGGATTCCGAAGTTCGTGCTGCCGGTGGTCCGGGCCCAGCTCGACGCCGGCCGCGAGGTCCGGCTGGCCGCCGCGATCATCGCCTCTCTGGCCCGCTACTGCGAGGCGGTCGACGAGGACGGCGAGCCGATCGAGATCAACGACCGGATCGCCGACGCCCTGAAGGCGTACGCGGCCAAGCAGGTCGGGCCGGACGCCGACGAACTCGGCTTCCTCACCAACCGCGAACTGTTCGGCGACCTGATCGAGGATCCACGCTTCACCGATCCCTACGTCGAAACCCTGCGCTCGTTGCACACCTACGGCGCCAAGGCGACGGTGAAGCGACTCGCCAACGGCTGA
- a CDS encoding GNAT family N-acetyltransferase — translation MASLPVDFHIDQLAARPELIEQVGTLRWIEWAYGDSDPARFIDVTRAESGDGVSLPMTFVAIDASKRAVGVVGLGEIDDELSADERSGRTPWILGMVVAQDVRGRGVGRLLLTGLQATALDLGHAHTWVATGNQAVGFYRRCGWQPVERLRLQSTGIMTTILSNPTAIQGVDEDASTSIRLELDRPVAAAGEDVEHVVVNDTDDELVFGLEYGLEQFTGEGWQPITITDVFSAAALGVGPHRRSHPMTATIPSGAAPGRYRILKTVQPPGPDDSPVGGIRMRIQAELAVRG, via the coding sequence ATGGCATCGCTGCCGGTCGATTTTCACATTGATCAACTTGCCGCTCGTCCCGAGCTGATCGAACAGGTCGGCACGCTGCGCTGGATCGAATGGGCGTACGGAGACAGCGATCCCGCCCGCTTCATCGACGTGACTCGGGCGGAATCCGGCGACGGGGTGAGCCTGCCGATGACCTTCGTGGCGATCGACGCGTCCAAACGAGCCGTCGGAGTTGTCGGGCTCGGCGAGATCGACGACGAGCTCAGTGCCGACGAGCGATCGGGCCGTACGCCGTGGATCCTCGGCATGGTGGTCGCGCAGGATGTGCGCGGACGCGGTGTCGGCCGCCTGCTGCTCACCGGGCTGCAAGCGACGGCCCTGGACCTCGGTCACGCCCACACGTGGGTCGCGACCGGCAACCAAGCCGTCGGGTTCTATCGACGCTGCGGCTGGCAACCCGTCGAACGGTTGCGTCTGCAGTCGACCGGGATCATGACCACGATCTTGTCCAACCCGACCGCGATCCAAGGGGTCGACGAGGACGCGTCGACGTCGATCCGGCTCGAGTTGGATCGACCGGTCGCCGCGGCGGGCGAGGACGTCGAGCACGTCGTCGTCAACGACACCGACGACGAGTTGGTGTTCGGTCTCGAATACGGTCTGGAGCAGTTCACCGGCGAGGGCTGGCAGCCGATCACGATCACCGACGTGTTCTCCGCAGCCGCGCTCGGCGTCGGTCCGCATCGGCGGAGCCACCCGATGACGGCGACGATTCCGAGCGGCGCCGCACCCGGGCGGTATCGGATCCTGAAGACGGTTCAGCCGCCCGGCCCGGACGACTCTCCGGTCGGTGGGATCCGGATGCGCATCCAGGCGGAACTTGCAGTTCGCGGTTGA
- a CDS encoding DUF4232 domain-containing protein, which yields MSRRLLILLVAALVVVAAVLIVWRPWDGCDAPDELCNAVDEVEKSSDVVAAAVSYDVTRADPKDGDGAIAGWTVRLADDLTPYRAGAAAQRADAIIRRQHVPGVELHHFIDLVAGEPEQRTGKVLIYPVDVNPGSDPADRTTRAFDLWQHGATRVSTGAAEAADLDGLSALAAYAAARGYPTSLATTDGSVRYETTAPVAVEQVQLVLDTARLSDVATVVRYNTGQLSVHTTSPDGSTGTEAIKRWIEQRRPPGGDPIPYTLTSPGYADVQEGWVGNVRPPAPKPHPVPLPAGVRPWPKGASAPTCTGTDLKITLSGPDAASGRRFLALFARNVSDRPCAVKGVPTVRFFQADGAQQTDVTTVDSTPGVVATRVVVPPGEELIATLEWGATSIIDDADATASLRVTAVPHSRPTRLVPRDDRGPTTLDLADGARVQISPWAQAAEGWTKR from the coding sequence GTGTCCCGACGTCTGTTGATCTTGCTGGTGGCAGCACTGGTCGTCGTGGCCGCGGTGCTGATCGTCTGGCGTCCTTGGGATGGCTGTGACGCACCGGACGAGTTGTGCAACGCCGTGGACGAGGTCGAGAAGTCCTCCGACGTTGTCGCCGCGGCGGTCAGCTACGACGTCACCCGGGCGGATCCCAAGGACGGCGACGGCGCCATCGCCGGGTGGACCGTACGCCTCGCCGACGACCTGACGCCGTACCGGGCAGGTGCGGCCGCGCAGCGGGCCGACGCGATCATTCGTCGCCAGCACGTCCCGGGTGTCGAGCTCCATCACTTCATCGACCTCGTCGCCGGCGAGCCCGAACAGCGCACCGGGAAGGTGCTGATCTATCCCGTGGACGTCAACCCCGGTAGCGATCCCGCGGACCGGACGACGCGGGCGTTCGACCTGTGGCAGCACGGAGCAACCCGGGTATCGACCGGTGCCGCCGAAGCCGCCGATCTCGACGGCTTGTCTGCTCTTGCCGCCTACGCCGCGGCGCGTGGCTATCCGACGTCGCTGGCCACGACCGACGGATCGGTGCGGTACGAGACCACGGCACCGGTGGCGGTCGAGCAGGTACAACTCGTGCTTGATACCGCCAGGTTGAGCGACGTGGCCACCGTGGTCCGCTACAACACCGGCCAGCTCAGCGTGCACACCACCTCGCCCGACGGCTCGACAGGCACCGAGGCAATCAAACGCTGGATCGAGCAGCGCCGTCCACCGGGCGGCGATCCGATCCCGTACACGCTGACCTCACCCGGGTACGCCGACGTGCAGGAAGGCTGGGTCGGCAACGTGCGCCCGCCCGCGCCGAAACCGCACCCGGTGCCCCTGCCGGCCGGTGTCCGTCCCTGGCCGAAGGGCGCATCGGCTCCGACCTGCACCGGCACCGATCTGAAGATCACTCTGAGCGGTCCTGACGCCGCCTCAGGGAGGCGGTTCCTGGCGCTCTTCGCCCGCAACGTCTCGGACCGACCCTGCGCGGTCAAGGGCGTGCCGACCGTTCGGTTCTTTCAGGCCGACGGGGCACAACAGACCGATGTGACCACCGTCGATTCGACTCCCGGCGTGGTTGCGACGCGCGTGGTGGTGCCGCCGGGAGAGGAACTGATCGCGACGCTGGAGTGGGGCGCAACGTCGATCATCGACGATGCCGACGCGACCGCGTCGCTGCGGGTCACCGCCGTACCGCACTCGCGTCCGACCCGTCTGGTGCCGCGAGACGACCGCGGCCCGACCACGCTGGACCTGGCCGACGGCGCCCGGGTGCAGATCAGCCCGTGGGCCCAAGCGGCGGAGGGTTGGACGAAGCGCTGA
- a CDS encoding HAMP domain-containing sensor histidine kinase — MRKRLALLVVATTSLVTLAFLIPLALLVQMVAEYRAVSAATLRAESLVSVVAASDRSTVGLTVDQVSAGNGAEVTVFWSDGTQAGPARPNAAVELGLAGRSFSVDTANGRQVLVSVQGAPDGPALIAAFVTDHDLHRGVLHAWLILTGLGLLLIGAGVLVADRLAHSMVRPITELSRVSLRLSRGDLSARATPAGPSEIRDVATALNHLAERIRQLLREERESAADLSHRLRTPLTALRLDAEALPAGPDGDRIRDDVDRLERAVSRVIAETRRPDEPAAGCEAGRIVRTRLDFWSALAEDTDRRMSVDLPDAPITVALPADELEAAVDALLGNVFAHTPDGTAFAVKLRRDTSGVRLEVSDDGPGFATDPDALLDRGTGGKGSSGLGLDIARSAAVRVGGELQLGSSPTGGAQVTLTFPIPEQVSASSNPPPLGPTG, encoded by the coding sequence GTGCGCAAGCGTCTGGCATTGCTGGTGGTCGCGACCACCTCGCTGGTGACTTTGGCATTCCTGATCCCCCTCGCGCTGCTGGTGCAGATGGTCGCCGAGTATCGAGCGGTCAGCGCGGCAACCCTGCGGGCCGAGTCGTTGGTGTCGGTGGTCGCTGCCAGCGACCGGTCGACGGTGGGTCTGACGGTCGATCAGGTCAGCGCGGGCAACGGCGCCGAGGTCACGGTGTTCTGGTCCGACGGCACCCAGGCCGGACCGGCTCGGCCCAACGCGGCGGTCGAGCTCGGCCTGGCCGGACGCAGCTTCAGCGTTGACACGGCGAACGGCCGCCAGGTCCTGGTCTCGGTCCAGGGCGCACCCGACGGTCCGGCGCTCATTGCCGCGTTCGTCACCGATCACGACCTGCATCGCGGTGTGCTGCATGCCTGGCTGATTCTGACCGGTCTCGGCCTGCTGCTGATCGGGGCGGGCGTGCTCGTCGCCGATCGGCTCGCACACAGCATGGTCCGGCCGATCACCGAACTGTCCCGGGTGTCGCTGCGGCTCAGCCGCGGCGACCTCTCCGCCCGGGCGACCCCGGCCGGGCCGTCCGAGATCCGCGACGTCGCGACGGCGCTGAACCACCTCGCCGAACGGATCCGCCAGTTGCTCCGGGAGGAACGCGAGTCCGCGGCGGATCTGTCGCATCGACTCCGTACGCCGTTGACCGCGCTGCGGCTGGACGCCGAGGCGCTGCCTGCCGGCCCGGACGGCGACCGGATCCGCGACGACGTCGACCGCCTGGAACGCGCGGTCTCCCGGGTGATCGCCGAAACCCGGCGGCCCGATGAGCCGGCGGCCGGTTGCGAGGCCGGCCGCATCGTTCGTACCCGGCTCGATTTCTGGTCCGCGCTGGCCGAGGACACCGACCGCCGGATGAGCGTCGACCTGCCCGACGCACCGATCACGGTCGCGTTGCCGGCCGATGAGCTGGAGGCGGCCGTCGATGCCTTGCTGGGCAACGTGTTTGCCCACACCCCGGACGGAACCGCCTTCGCCGTCAAGCTTCGGCGCGACACCAGCGGGGTCCGGCTGGAGGTCAGCGACGACGGCCCGGGCTTCGCCACCGATCCGGACGCGCTGCTCGATCGCGGCACCGGTGGCAAGGGCTCGTCCGGGTTGGGTCTGGACATCGCCCGCAGCGCCGCCGTCAGGGTCGGCGGTGAGCTGCAGCTCGGCAGCTCTCCGACCGGCGGCGCGCAGGTGACGCTGACGTTCCCGATCCCGGAGCAGGTCAGCGCTTCGTCCAACCCTCCGCCGCTTGGGCCCACGGGCTGA
- a CDS encoding winged helix-turn-helix domain-containing protein has translation MDARIRAVLRRAAEGANRDAPIEVGGLRIEARSREARLDGSRLELTPREFELLHYLAERAGTVVSKRELLTEVWQLPYGGADKTVDVHLAWLRRKLGETAATARYLHTVRGVGVKLTAPMPEGEDG, from the coding sequence TTGGATGCACGGATCCGGGCGGTGCTCCGGCGGGCCGCAGAGGGAGCCAATCGCGACGCTCCGATCGAGGTCGGTGGGCTGCGAATCGAGGCCCGATCGCGGGAAGCCCGGTTGGACGGCAGCAGGCTGGAGCTCACGCCGCGGGAGTTCGAGTTGCTGCACTATCTGGCCGAGCGGGCCGGCACGGTGGTCAGCAAGCGCGAGTTGTTGACCGAGGTGTGGCAACTTCCGTACGGCGGCGCGGACAAGACCGTCGACGTCCACCTCGCCTGGCTGCGGCGCAAACTGGGCGAGACGGCTGCGACCGCGCGCTATCTGCACACCGTCCGGGGTGTCGGGGTGAAGCTCACTGCCCCGATGCCCGAGGGCGAGGACGGATAG
- a CDS encoding response regulator — MSGLELATRDRPDLVVLDLGLPDVDGSEMLRMLRAVSAVPVIVATARDTETDIVDLLDRGADD, encoded by the coding sequence ATGAGCGGACTCGAACTGGCCACCAGGGACCGGCCCGATCTGGTCGTCCTCGATCTCGGTCTGCCCGATGTCGACGGCAGCGAGATGCTGCGAATGTTGCGCGCGGTCAGCGCCGTACCGGTGATCGTGGCCACCGCCCGGGACACCGAGACCGACATCGTCGACCTGCTCGACCGGGGCGCCGACGACTAG